A stretch of the Haloplanus aerogenes genome encodes the following:
- a CDS encoding sodium:calcium antiporter — translation MPSHGRIVAGVLLLSLLLASPAASAVAADLGVTGPIDTVVAQEAGEEEEEEGGIEGAISSFVEAQGTIGAVIVLLGGILLLTVCTEKLISYLARASINMRISLFALAIVFTGFEFDDTILALVLSGGGLEQAALGTALGTGLAITGVTLALAAIVRPFPVDLPTDYIVIFALAPVVLVPFVLIGTLTLIHGLILTAFFVFAFAYFIVRERQRDIPVFRDTELGKELRPDGGMARPDALEEIPEERILGNLANSGLVWLGLSVVALAGIVFAAMLLEGGSEVVIEGFGISETVFGATFLTLILTFEDIMLTLEPVRRGFPEIGVGNVIGSVLFSVTGNIGVIMFLSEVTISPTVLTFHLPMMILMTALAAYFFYTKEMKQWHGLVLGGLYVAYWVIALVMFSGVPVGE, via the coding sequence ATGCCATCTCACGGACGCATCGTCGCTGGCGTGTTGCTCCTCTCACTGCTTCTCGCGTCGCCGGCCGCCTCGGCCGTCGCCGCCGACCTCGGCGTGACCGGGCCGATCGATACGGTCGTCGCGCAGGAAGCGGGCGAGGAAGAAGAGGAAGAAGGCGGCATCGAGGGCGCTATCTCTAGCTTCGTCGAAGCGCAAGGCACGATCGGCGCGGTCATCGTGTTGCTGGGCGGCATCCTCCTTCTCACTGTCTGTACGGAGAAACTCATCAGCTACCTCGCCCGCGCGTCGATCAACATGCGAATCTCGCTGTTCGCACTCGCCATCGTCTTCACCGGATTCGAGTTCGACGACACCATCCTCGCGCTGGTGCTCTCGGGCGGCGGCTTGGAGCAGGCGGCGCTCGGAACGGCGCTCGGGACGGGACTGGCCATCACCGGCGTCACGCTGGCGCTCGCGGCCATCGTCCGCCCGTTCCCGGTCGATCTGCCGACCGACTACATCGTCATCTTCGCGCTGGCGCCGGTCGTCCTCGTTCCCTTCGTCCTGATCGGGACGCTCACGCTGATTCACGGCCTGATTCTCACCGCCTTCTTCGTCTTCGCGTTCGCGTACTTCATCGTCCGCGAGCGTCAGCGCGACATCCCGGTGTTCCGTGACACGGAACTCGGGAAGGAACTCCGCCCCGACGGCGGGATGGCTCGGCCCGACGCCCTCGAAGAGATTCCGGAGGAGCGCATCCTCGGCAACCTCGCCAACTCCGGACTCGTCTGGCTCGGCCTCTCCGTCGTCGCTCTCGCCGGCATCGTCTTCGCCGCGATGCTCCTCGAAGGCGGGTCGGAAGTCGTCATCGAGGGCTTCGGCATCTCCGAGACGGTCTTCGGCGCCACGTTCCTCACCCTGATCCTCACGTTCGAGGACATAATGCTGACGCTCGAACCGGTCCGCCGGGGCTTCCCCGAAATCGGCGTCGGCAACGTCATCGGGAGCGTCCTGTTCTCCGTCACCGGCAACATCGGCGTCATCATGTTCCTCAGTGAGGTGACCATCTCCCCGACCGTGCTCACCTTCCACCTGCCGATGATGATCCTCATGACCGCGCTGGCCGCCTACTTCTTCTACACGAAGGAGATGAAGCAGTGGCACGGCCTCGTCCTCGGCGGCCTCTACGTCGCCTACTGGGTCATCGCGCTCGTCATGTTCAGCGGCGTGCCCGTCGGCGAGTAA
- a CDS encoding sodium:calcium antiporter: MRFANRRLGVVLVALLLLSAVGTGLVTAQEEGGEEGEEGELLEVSGWAAVATLLVGSLILLASIELLIHALIRTALRFGVSAFVLAVIFSGWEFDNVAFGLFTGFAEMQNVAFGLAIGNSVSIFGMTLALGALAVPFVVDVPKDYLLLMIASPILLIPPLLSGSLTPALSVMFIFVYVMIFGYILWRESRMDRTFMESDEVKEVIATADGQGETAGGLPSYIPDPIRRLTEFKWFWPTMLLVGIGGIVVGAEGAATGVEGIQGTWNLTGTFIGVTLVTVLLTLDDLLLIIEPLRLGYYDVAVGGVIGSLLFFVTANVGIIGLVGTIHFRWETVFFHLPSLFVFAGLSGYFLWKGEMGRRHGALLLGMYIVYLLINIRYFATLPVEG; the protein is encoded by the coding sequence ATGCGATTCGCGAATCGCCGGTTGGGCGTCGTGTTGGTTGCGCTATTACTGCTTTCGGCTGTCGGAACGGGACTCGTCACCGCGCAGGAGGAAGGCGGCGAGGAAGGCGAAGAGGGCGAACTACTGGAGGTGTCGGGATGGGCCGCCGTGGCCACGTTGCTCGTGGGGTCGTTGATCCTGCTGGCGAGTATCGAACTCCTCATTCACGCGCTGATCCGCACGGCGCTCCGGTTCGGCGTCTCGGCGTTCGTGTTGGCCGTCATTTTCTCGGGGTGGGAGTTCGACAACGTCGCCTTCGGCCTCTTCACCGGCTTCGCGGAGATGCAGAACGTGGCGTTCGGCCTCGCCATCGGCAACTCGGTGTCGATTTTCGGCATGACGCTCGCGCTCGGCGCCCTGGCGGTGCCGTTCGTCGTCGACGTGCCGAAAGACTACCTGCTGCTGATGATCGCTTCGCCCATCCTGTTGATCCCGCCACTACTCTCGGGGTCACTGACGCCGGCGCTCTCGGTCATGTTCATCTTCGTCTACGTGATGATCTTCGGGTACATCCTCTGGCGAGAGAGCCGGATGGATCGGACGTTCATGGAGTCCGACGAGGTGAAAGAGGTCATCGCGACGGCGGACGGACAGGGTGAGACCGCGGGGGGCCTGCCGTCGTACATTCCCGATCCGATCCGGCGGCTGACCGAGTTCAAGTGGTTCTGGCCCACGATGTTGCTGGTCGGTATCGGCGGCATCGTCGTCGGCGCGGAGGGCGCCGCCACGGGCGTCGAGGGGATTCAGGGAACGTGGAACCTCACGGGGACGTTCATCGGCGTCACGCTCGTCACCGTGTTGCTCACACTCGACGACCTGCTCCTGATCATCGAACCGCTCCGACTCGGCTACTACGACGTCGCGGTCGGCGGCGTCATCGGGAGCCTGCTCTTTTTCGTCACCGCCAACGTCGGCATCATCGGACTGGTCGGGACCATCCACTTCCGGTGGGAGACGGTCTTCTTCCACCTCCCGTCGCTGTTCGTCTTCGCCGGGCTCTCGGGCTATTTCCTCTGGAAAGGCGAGATGGGCCGGCGCCACGGGGCGTTACTGCTCGGGATGTATATCGTCTATCTCCTCATCAACATCCGCTACTTCGCGACGCTCCCGGTCGAGGGCTAG
- a CDS encoding ArsR/SmtB family transcription factor, with product MSLFDVLGSKARLKIIRELATEPRYVSELADRVGMDGKTAVHHLSTLEEAGIVESYRTSRRKYYRLTKHIELRASPEPDPMFLLHADDVEEAEEAD from the coding sequence ATGTCTCTGTTCGACGTTCTTGGGAGCAAGGCGCGGCTGAAGATCATCCGCGAACTGGCGACCGAGCCACGGTACGTCTCCGAACTCGCGGATCGGGTCGGCATGGACGGCAAGACGGCCGTCCACCACCTCTCGACGCTGGAGGAGGCCGGCATCGTCGAGAGCTACCGGACCAGCCGACGGAAGTACTACCGCCTGACCAAACACATCGAACTCCGGGCGTCGCCCGAACCCGACCCCATGTTTCTCCTGCACGCCGACGACGTAGAGGAAGCCGAAGAAGCCGACTAG
- a CDS encoding amphi-Trp domain-containing protein, whose translation MADLPDANGGQRTVTEGYFEREVRLSRESTAAFLRDLADQIESEPRLTISTDEWKIPFEFDEPIEVEVEFVGETHRQLELELEFEWSPPEDELGVS comes from the coding sequence ATGGCCGACTTGCCGGACGCGAACGGTGGGCAGCGAACCGTCACCGAGGGATATTTCGAGCGGGAAGTGCGACTCTCCCGGGAATCGACCGCGGCGTTTCTCCGCGATCTCGCCGACCAGATCGAGTCCGAACCGCGCCTGACCATCTCCACCGACGAGTGGAAGATCCCCTTCGAGTTCGACGAACCCATCGAGGTCGAAGTGGAGTTCGTCGGCGAGACGCACCGCCAGCTAGAACTGGAACTGGAGTTCGAGTGGTCGCCGCCGGAGGACGAACTGGGCGTGAGTTAA